The window CTGCAACCTGCTTTCGGGCATCCTGCACGAGCCGCTGCATATGGGCGCGGTGCTGATCCCCTCGCACAAGGCGATCGGCCTGACCGTGCTGGTGCTTTCGGTCGCACGGCTGCTGTGGCGCCTGACCTGGACGCATCCGCCGTACCCCTCGCATATGCCCGGCTGGGAGCGTGGGGCAGCGACGCTGGTCCATGTGCTGCTCTATGTGGGCATGATCGGGATGCCGCTGTCGGGCTGGATCTTCGCGTCGGCCAGCCCGCGCGATCTTTCATGGTTCGGGCTGTTCGACTGGCCGAAGCTGCCGTTCGCCAAGGGCGATGCGCTTGTCGGCTTCAGCCACGAGTTCCACACCGTGTTCGGCTATTCGATGGCGGTGGTTCTGGTGCTGCACATCGCGGCGGCGCTGCGCCATCACTTCGTGCTGCGCGACACCGTGCTGCGCCGGATGCTCTGAGGGGTATTTGACGGACACCGAACCCGCCTTGCGGAAATTGCGTGCAGTTTCATGCGTTGTGCGCCTTGCGATCCGGGGCTGCGTACCCAGATCGCAAGGCGTATCTGATTGCAGAACGGAGCCCGTTGCATGCCCAGTCCAGTTCAGCCCAGTCCGGCCCTCATCGTCACCTACCTGACCCACGACGGCGCGCATTTCGACCGCGCTTATTACGACGAGCATCACATGGGGCTGGCGCGCGAGGTCTGGGGCGCACACGGGTTGACCGGCACCGAGGTGTTCTACCCCACCGATCCCGCCCAGCCCTATGCCTGCATCTCGGTCCTGCGCTTCCGTGACGAGGCGGCGATGGCCGCAGCGCTGGCCGACGCGGGCACCGCGAAGCTGGTCGCCGACGTCGCCAATTTCACCGACATCGTGCCGCTGAACTATACTGCGGCCAGCTAAACCGCCGGGAACCTGCCGCCGAAGTCACATCGATGTCATGTCGGCGGGGCATAGGCGATGGACCATGCAGCGCCGTTTTCCGCCGTTTCTTCCTGATTTCGTTCCGCAATGTCCGGAACTGACGGCATGACCGCGCTGGATCGTCCGGTGCTGCTGGTCGTGCTGGCGGGACG of the Novosphingobium sp. 9 genome contains:
- a CDS encoding EthD family reductase, which gives rise to MPSPVQPSPALIVTYLTHDGAHFDRAYYDEHHMGLAREVWGAHGLTGTEVFYPTDPAQPYACISVLRFRDEAAMAAALADAGTAKLVADVANFTDIVPLNYTAAS
- a CDS encoding cytochrome b; amino-acid sequence: MTSVEKYNGVARALHWSIAVLIICNLLSGILHEPLHMGAVLIPSHKAIGLTVLVLSVARLLWRLTWTHPPYPSHMPGWERGAATLVHVLLYVGMIGMPLSGWIFASASPRDLSWFGLFDWPKLPFAKGDALVGFSHEFHTVFGYSMAVVLVLHIAAALRHHFVLRDTVLRRML